Within Bdellovibrio bacteriovorus HD100, the genomic segment AAATTCGGAAGCAGCTCGGCTTCACCATCGACCACGATCACTTTGTTCTTTTTCGTGATCTGCGGGTGACGGATGTTCAAAGACGGATTGTCAAAATCAATGGTGCCCTTACCAACCAGAATTCCATCATGGCAGGCACGGATATAGTGAACGTATTCACGGGACTCAGGCCCCGTGATCCACTGGCTTTCACCCGAACGAAGAGCCACCTGCCCGTCAAGGCTGGAAGCCATCTTCAAAGACACGAAGACTTTCTTTTTGCGGAAGTTCCACAGGAACGCTTCGCAGACTTCTTCCAGTTCGGTTTTGATTTTTGCATCCAGAACCGGATTCGCGGAAGAAAACACCTCGGCCTCAATCCTCGCCTGGCGCAGGATTTCAGCCCCCTGACCGGCCACCAATGGATTGGGATCGATCAGACCGAAGGTTACTTTTTTCAGAGGAAGTTTTGCCATCATCTTGGCGCAGGACGGGGTTTTCCCTTCGTGCGCGCAAGGCTCAAGCGTGACAAAGGCATGGGCGCCTTTCAGCTGTTCCGGCGAAAGATTTTTCAGCGCATTCACTTCCGCATGGGGGCCGCCGTAAAATTCGTGATGACCGGCAGACAAAAATCCACCCTGAGCATCCAGAACCACCGCACCCACCAGCGGGTTGGGACTGACTCGCGCTGCTCCCTGATAGGCCTCGCTGATGGCAAGGCTCATGGCTTCTTCAGCCGTGAGCTTGGTTCCAATAGCAGGCAAAGACAAAGAGCGAATCAGTTCCATCAGATCACCTACGTCAAATAGCCGCGTTCGCGCTGATCGCGTTCGATCGCATCAAACAAAGCCTGGAAGTTTCCGTCGCCGAAACCATCGTGGCCTTTACGCTGAATCAATTCATAGAAGATCGGACCGAAAGTGTTTTTCGTGAAGATCTGCAGCAGGTATTTTCCTGTTTTGTCGCCATCCACAAGGATCGCATTCTTTTCAAGACGGCTGATGTCTTCAGTCACGCCCGGAACGCGCTCAGGAATCATCTCATAGTAAGAGTGCGGCGGCGGAGTCAGGAACTGAATCTCGCTGTTTTTCAAAGATTCCAGAGAATAGTTAATATCATGAGTCAGCAAAGCAATGTGCTGGATGCCGGAGCCTTTATATTCATCCAGATATTCCTGGATCTGGGATTTTTCCTCGGTCGGTTCATTGATCGGCACCGAGAATTTTCCGCAGGGAGATCTCATAGCGCGAGAAAGAAGACCTGTCTTGCTGCCGCGGATGTCGAAGTACTTCGCTTCATAGAAGCCGAAGATGTCTTCATAGAAGTGCTGCCACTTGTCCATTTCACCTTTAGGCACGTTGTTGGTGAAGTGATCCACCACGGTGAAGCCCACGCCCACGGGTGCTTTGTCTTCCGGTTTCACCTGGAAGATTTCATTGTAAAGTTTGTCCTGGTTCTTCTGATCCATGAAATAGATCAAAGAGTCGCCGATACCATAGATCGCCGGGAATGGAGTCGCACCTTTTTGGTGTTCGTTGCCTTCATAAGGGCGCGCACCACGAGCCACAGCCGTTTTAAAGGCCTGATCAGCATCGATCACGCGGAAGCCGGTCGCATTCACGCAAGGGCCGTGAAGTTTTGCAAAGTCAGTTGCGAAGGTATGAGGTTCACAGTTCAGGATAAAGTTGATGTCGCCTTGGCGGAAAAGTTTGATGTTTTTGCCGTGGACCTGGCCAACTTCTTTAAAGGCATAGCGTTTGAACACTTGTTCAAAAAAGTGGGCGTCAGGACCGGAGTATTCGATAAAATCAACTCCGTTAAGACCCACTGGATTTTTCTCGGTAACTTGAGCCATGGCTCCTCCTAAAACTTATATACGATGCGCTGACAGTAGCCCCAAATGGGGCATTATTCAAGCATGAATAAATTAAGGTATATCAGACACTTAGGGCGTTTTTATGGGCCCAACCTAGGGGCTGGATCAGACATACAGGCGATGTTCACAAAGGTATTACAGTGGTGAAATTTCAACCACATCCAGTTTATACATTCCGCACTAAACCCGATGAAGATTACCAAGAGGGCTGATGTCGAAAGCACCAACGAAAAAACAACCCACCTGGTTCTACATTGTGTTGGTACTGCAAACACTGGGAATCATCATTGCGATTGGAATGCTTCGCGATCTGATGTGGATTTTTTAATAAGCCACATTGCTTGAGAACATAAATCCGTAGCTCGAATACTCAAATGCATCATCACCCTTCGGCACCGACGCCATGTAATAGCCACCCAGAATCAGCTCACTTCGACCACGCACAATCGCAACTCCGGCACTGGTCAGATGATTTGTACTGTTATTGATTGAAGTATGACTGTAGCCCGCCATGGGCTGCCAGCTTTCAAAACTTTTGTTTCTCCAGCCAACAGAATAGACAACGAACGACTCTTCATTTTCGACAACACCATCTGCGTCCCTCAACGAGGATTCGGAGGTATAGGTCACATCAACAAACAGGTCATTCCCTGCAAGCAGATTAAAGCCATTGGCCAAACGCAGATAGTAGGGGGACTGCTTCACAGGTTCATAAGAAACCGCCTCTTCATTCACCGTGTTTGGCGTCGCCACATAGTGAACA encodes:
- the ribD gene encoding bifunctional diaminohydroxyphosphoribosylaminopyrimidine deaminase/5-amino-6-(5-phosphoribosylamino)uracil reductase RibD, whose amino-acid sequence is MELIRSLSLPAIGTKLTAEEAMSLAISEAYQGAARVSPNPLVGAVVLDAQGGFLSAGHHEFYGGPHAEVNALKNLSPEQLKGAHAFVTLEPCAHEGKTPSCAKMMAKLPLKKVTFGLIDPNPLVAGQGAEILRQARIEAEVFSSANPVLDAKIKTELEEVCEAFLWNFRKKKVFVSLKMASSLDGQVALRSGESQWITGPESREYVHYIRACHDGILVGKGTIDFDNPSLNIRHPQITKKNKVIVVDGEAELLPNFTKLKLSEVHASEDVIWCVAEELREKVEKLRGTLVKSPDVVYVKTRVGGDLDLEDLLAQLYQKGLRSVMVEGGAFTASSFVSYHLVNRLYMFQAPIIMGSGGSRSWTESVRISAMTDKIQLKNPRYLTFGNDFMITGTL
- the hppD gene encoding 4-hydroxyphenylpyruvate dioxygenase; translated protein: MAQVTEKNPVGLNGVDFIEYSGPDAHFFEQVFKRYAFKEVGQVHGKNIKLFRQGDINFILNCEPHTFATDFAKLHGPCVNATGFRVIDADQAFKTAVARGARPYEGNEHQKGATPFPAIYGIGDSLIYFMDQKNQDKLYNEIFQVKPEDKAPVGVGFTVVDHFTNNVPKGEMDKWQHFYEDIFGFYEAKYFDIRGSKTGLLSRAMRSPCGKFSVPINEPTEEKSQIQEYLDEYKGSGIQHIALLTHDINYSLESLKNSEIQFLTPPPHSYYEMIPERVPGVTEDISRLEKNAILVDGDKTGKYLLQIFTKNTFGPIFYELIQRKGHDGFGDGNFQALFDAIERDQRERGYLT